In the Populus trichocarpa isolate Nisqually-1 chromosome 1, P.trichocarpa_v4.1, whole genome shotgun sequence genome, GAGTTCTATGAACTTTCCAGTCATATGTTTTTTGTCTGATAAAtagaagattgtttttttttttaaaaaaaatagtaatcacaCAAGACAATACCTTTGTTCCCCTTTGAAGCCTCGTTTCTCCTTCTATATCTCTTCGGTGACCCCCTCATGCACTTGAgttgtcattttttatataatattaagtcATGTGCATgactaattatataaatttggGGGAAGAAGTTAAAAGAATGATAGATTGgaaatttggttattttataagGATAAAACAGcctcaattaaaattataataacatattgAAAACTCAtcccatataaaaatatatgctagATCTAGTCACTCTTAAAATATTCATAACTCTCATTTTTTGCTacacattatatttttatataacacaagaaaaaataaagtgacCTTAAAAATTGAACCATATGATTATGGGATCCATTGGTGGTTTTGACTAATCTAGTggcttgcatttttttaatctactcTCATGGAtgcacatttgttttttttttttcaaaggaaaaaaagctTTGCCCACCAAACAAGCTAACTCCCCTGCAAGAAAAATAGGAACCTCATACCAAGTTtgttaaataatcaaaagaaataaactttcttgaatccaaaaaatatgaaataataaatattgggTTCATACTCAATATAAAATAGGAGTTGTCCCTCGCAAACCTTGAAATCCAAAGCGATAACATCACCTTCAAGCCATTGAATATGCTTAGGATAAGCCTAAAAATTATATAGGTTAAATATCGATATTATTCTCCTTTTTAATAtgacacaagaaaagaaaatttaagaaaaaaagaaaaaaaatgatttagaaTAAGTGTAAGCTAATGGAAGCAGGGTTCATTATAGAAGTAATGTACCCCGGATGACTAGAGAACATTGTCATGGTTaacaaatccaataaaaaataaaggatgtgtgttgatttcaCATACCTTAACAAGGCATGTCCCAGTGACAACTTCATCTTTTCTAAGTTGACCTACTAGTGCATTACACAACTAGCTATTCATTTCTAAGCTATTTGGATGCCAATTTAGAATATTAACACATCCACATGCACCtaaacaatgaagaaaataCTTATTTCATCATTAACAAAAGGATGTACTACTATAAGGTCATAATTTTCTAGTGAAGAAAACCAgatccaaatattaaataatggtTACCAAGATCTTTAAGGACCAATTAGGAAGGAACATGGAAACGTATATAGATCACATATTGGTAAAGAGCCCCACTTTCGAGTACCACCTCCAAAACTTAATTACAAtatgttttctctatttttcacCAATATTAGATGAAGCTCAATCTATTAAAGTGCATTTTTGCTATACAAGGAGGAGAATTCCTAGGATTTTCTGATAAAGATAGAGCCTAATTCTAAAAAGATTACAACCATTATGGATAAAGTCCTCCTTGGTTGGTCAAAGAAGTTTAGAGACTAACAGGTCAAATGGCAACCTTGAATAAATGTGTATCTCAATTTGGGGAGCTTTGCCTCCCACTTTTAGAACATTGAAGAATGTGTCCAATTTTTAGTAGACTATCAAGTGCATGAAAGCCCTCCAAAACCTAAAGTCTTACCTTTCTTCTTCAAGAATTTtatctcaacctaaaaaaacagaaaaactatTCCTTGATCCAGGGGTAATAGATTTAGTTGTGAGCGATGTTATGGTTAGGAAGTAACACAAAGTTCGAAGACCTGTTTACTACACAAACAAAACCTTTCACAATGTTGAAATTAAGtacttgaaaattgaaaaggtGGTTTTGGTGCTCGTTGTTATGATCCATTTTGACTCTTTATTTTCTAACGTAtttctaaaattacaaaaatatcttttcaatgaaaTTCagtcaatttatgattattttataatttttggcacatttatttattttattttaaagaaaaaatattatttattagtcAGTTTAAAAGACAATACTATTTACTATCGAAGAAAGAGTTTTAGATGGTCACTTAAGCATCATTTTACTTGAGAGATTCTAATAGTTCAACTCATAGGtctaataacaacaaattagaCGAACCTTTATGGttgtaaagatattttttatgctctACCATATCTCTTAACCaacattttcttaataaattgtattattttataaagattaaattgaatgatACTAAGTTGTTGTTTCTTAAATATaacaaaagatatttatttggatttttcaCTTCCTTGTTATGACTAAAATTTCTGTTAACAAAGgatattaacattaacaaagaaATTAACAATCTTTCATTATGCATCTAATGGTCATTAACTCTCATATTACTATTCATTTTACTAATTTTCTTCCTTGTTCCCTCGggttttttgttatctttactatggtcatcatgtttttttttaaaaaaattattcatgagAAGTAATCTTGTCatgctttatgtttttttactcattttgaCTTGAATGCTCTCATGAGTGCGAGGTTTTAGAGaacattttatcattaaatgaaagatcaatttttcaagatatattgtaatattattatatttattataaaaatatttagagaacaagaccaaaattaacataaacaaaaaaacaaagccttttttttttttcttgcattgttCATAAAGCATGAAAAACCTCACTTtagtcccttaattttttttctttcttcatttttggtccttattatttatgattttacatttcaatcctaaactttatttttttagtttcatcttttGGATGTTataggaaaaaagagaaagtcaccaaaacaagaaagaggagagaaagaaTTTGGTCATCATAAAAGGTCGAGCTTTGTGTTAATAAGTTTGTCTTGGAgatgaaaattaaatgaaaatggttTTTCATTTGAACATCCCAAAATAAGTGAATCGgtcatgtaaatttttttttattcgattagattttagatttttactgtgattaaattatgttttaagattataaatgagtttattgagattatgatgtttttaaagtgttttcaagtgaaaacaagttgaaaattgtattttttttaatctaaaaactcGAACCATGCTTTTCCAGTCATTGGAGGTTAACgaaaaaaattgtaaaggaTAACATGTCGTCTACAACTACTAAGGTGGACAACATATCATCAgtccatttaaaataaaagaacctGGCATGTCTGCCTGACCTTCCACACTCAGACATGCCTAGGCTTTTACTTTTTAAGCTAGGCTCACATACCTAGCCTTCTATGCCCAACAActcctaacattttttttaattactatcaccattctcatttttttcaattgttattttttttaatagcaatcGGTTTTTTGAATGGTTTTTATAATCTCATAATATCTTTAagatattattgtaatttatctttgattttttcctgATTAGATTTAAAATAGATtagttttatttgcattatgCATTTATAAGAATGAAAATTATATGTACTTAGcaaccataaatatttttaaagataagtaaaagaaaataaaaaagataacctATGTGCATTTGTATCTatcttttaattcttattttagaattaacttttcattttagtctttaaTTTGCATTCACAAATCTTGTTGATTTattagataatatatatatatatatatatatatatatatatatatatatatatatatattcaaaactAACTTGGAATTTTATCTACAACGTAGGTGAATATTACCTTCTATACTAAAAATACTGGGTTTTTTTAGGAAGTTTcattattcatataaacaatGAAGCTTATCCTTAGATAAAGGAGGTGTCATTCTATTTTAATCATTAGATCAAACAATAATCCTAATAATTTATcaaactcaaaaattaaaatccaattaaCTAGATCACCAAACAAGAAAAACCCATAAATCAAATTAGACTAAAAGAAAATGCACTAAACTAATTAACCTCAGACTTGCATCCTATTATCTTATCCAATGAAGAATCTCTATAGATTCaatcattcaaaaattaccttCTTATCAtagataaaattcaaaaagtcCAAGGGACTGACACTATTAAAACACATATCCaaaaaatacacataaaaaaagTCACAATAACACgacaaataattagaaaatggTGTTATTTCAACTCTATTAAAGAATCTTAGATCTTCTCCAAACTGAACAAAATATAGAAGATTTTGATCTACCGAGTCACTCTCTCaacagctaaaaaaattaatgagtttttatttttagtaagatagagaaagattatatttttatttatgctaAAGAGAAATATGGACAGGGGGATGTGAGAATACtagataaaaaacatttacattGTATAAATGACCTTTTAATAACAGTGACgtaaaactcttttttattctctacCTTTTCCcttcacctctctctctctctctctctttctctctctaaatatttttattattttttcaaataaaaaaagaggtaaaAAAGGCTTAGGAGGTATGGACCTAGCATCCAGGCGCATGatcttattctttaattttgatataattcttaaataatatatagatttttattaGAATGGTcacaattctttttaaaattattatgtatctaataataataataataataataattaaatgtttttttatggtaaaaaaagttaataatatatatatatatatatatatatatatatatatatatatatatatatatatattagctgaAAAAAGTTTTGTTCAATTCATCATCGTAGGTGCACCGTCACTAGCATCCCCTAAATGACTTGCATTTAAATGAAGAACTCGATAGCCATGATGAGCGTCTAATCGACCGCTACATCTCTTATTCTTGAAGACTTcaattcacaaaaataaaataaaattatgatgcgatatatatatatatatatcacttttTTGTCCCTACCCAACTTCCATTTGTACCCACCACCATCTAGGACTCTGACTCTCCAGCTATATTTATAGCAGTCCTTTCTCTTTTAGATGGTGATCTTGATAGAATTTTACCTGAAGTATTTGGTGACAATTGTCTTCGTACATGGGTTTCCGGGTCTTGGTGGCGAAAGTAAAAGACTTCGTTATGGGGGAGAAGGAGCCCAGGAAAGCTGAATCTGAGGGAGCTTCTCTGCCTACACAAGCTGAAGAACATGGACCTgttaaagaagagaaagaagccCCTTTAAATGATTATGCTAATGAGAAGAGCTCGGTCCTGGTTACTGAAAGTATGTCCTCTCCttattcttctccttctttgcTTTCTGGTTCCTCCTGACATAGAGAGGATAAGGAAAGTTcgtaaattgatttttcatgaaagttGATGGCTTGCAATTTTGAATATCTCAAGCCCGACTTAACAATTGAATGTTTCTCTAAACATGTTATAACAAGGCCCTTAATTGTATGATTGAATCTTCGATGTGTCAGAGGTTGCAGATCCACCTGCTACTGCAAAAAACTCAAGGGGGCCAAATGACAGAGGTATGCGCAGGCTACTAtgttaatcaaaatttatatcttTCCTATCAACAGATAACAAGTACTTGTATCATTTATCAGATGCTGTGCTTGCGAGGGTTGAAGCGGAGAAAAGATGTGCTCTAATTAAAGCATGGGAAGAAAATGAGAAAGCTAAAGCGGAGAACAAGTACGAGACCATCTCTAATGCTTTGAATTGTCCATCTTTTAGTATTGGTATAAAGTAGGCCTCCTCACACTGGGATTTCAAATCTAGCATAAAAACATGCTTGAAATGATTCAGCTTCAATCTGTTCATCGAACAAGCTACTAGCTCTTAGTTTAAGAAGATTGCACTATATATAACTTTGCTAGTGTCTGAAGTTCTCCTGAATTAGAATTTTACTGCATGGAAAGTAAATTCGAGCCAGGAATTGACCAGCTCTTTGGTCatccaatataaaataatgtatttggAAGTCTCTGAGATTGAGTCTAGGCGTTCAACCATTTTAGGCTATAAAAATGTATACATTCagaagaaatttaatttctgaACCAAACCATACACTGTTAAGCTATTAAATTACCGAGGAAAGAAACTCCATTACAATTGCCATAGAAGTTAAGTTTATTGTCAGCTCATGCTCCAGATATGTAAATACAAACATGCTCATTAAATATCTGGATGTATGTGTGTGATACTTGATAGTTTTGGTTAGGTTTCCGTTTTCAAACGTTTATAGACTTGTTCAATACACTCTTAAGGTCCATCTTTGAAGACTCGCGCAATGTCCTCTTTAAACAAGGATTTGTGCATTGAATCAGTCTTACAAGTTAAAATGTTAAACTTGGCTTTATAAAGCTTTCAGTTCCTACTCGATGATGACCTTCAGACCTTGTTTCTGAGCAAGTTGTACACGCTGAATTTTCAAATAGGGCTCACAAGAAACTCTCTGCCATTGGATCATGGGAGACAATCAAGAGAGAATCTGTGGAGGCAAAAATAAAGAAGTATGAGGTAACAAACTTAATGAATTGAAGTATCAACTGCTTGTTATAGCATGACTAATCTTCCTTTCCACTTATAAAAACTGTACAGTTCAAAGTaattatgtaatatatattcttgcaaaaaactatttcaatagTGTCTTGATTAATTTGTGATATGGTAGGAAAAAGTGGAAAAGAAGAAGGCTGAATATGCagagaaaatgaagaacaaaGTAGCCGAACTCCACAAGGCAGCCGAGGAGAAGAAAGCAATGATTGAAGCAAAAAAAGGTGAGGACCGTCTCGAGGTAGAGGAAACTGCAGCGAAATTCCGAGCAACTGGGTATACACCAAGGAAGTGTCTTGGATTCTTAAGTGTCTAAGATGTTTTGGCAAATTCTAATGAACAACAGTGGGGTAAACGGGAGAGAAAAGGCTGCTAGAATTggatttgcttgattttttggCTTGTTAGTTTATGCTGTGCTCAAATATTGTTGGTTCAGCTGTAAATGTCTTTTGATATTTGTAAAAAACAGTAAATGGGAGTGCATGCGTTACATTACCCAAGTTCTGACAAGACCCgagtttgaatttgatattttcttttgtgtGAGCTGAATCCCtagttagaaaaagaaaaaaaaagtgaaataaatcATTTGTGTATCTGTAGTTCTGAAGAATTTGGTAACACAACAATTCAAGGTCTTTAATTTTGTGCAGTGGCTGCATTTTTCACACATTATTTGCTATGGATCATACCAACTACTTGCAGCTCAGGTTTTCTGGTATGACAAATGTGCCACCCATCACCCAATTTACTTGCTTCTTAAGCTGACATTCTCAACCACCCCAGAATACTTGGTAAAGAAGGAGAGGCAGAGTTTGTATGTGAATGAGATGTCAAAGACTGAAACCTTTTcgaatttcaatttttcagaTAAACTTTTCATGATCAATATTCGCTACATTTGTGAGCTGATAATAGATAATTCCATTCTACTTGTAgcataatcaattaaatgtgaGGCTAATATCATCATGTCAACAGGAGATACGAGGCCTAATATTACgccaataattttctttattcccTTTCCAAGTTAAATAAGAAtaagttatgaaaaaaattccaagaagCAATACATGATGTCCCTAATGCCTTAAATCTTTATATGATGCCCACGGCTGCAGAAGAAAATCTGTGCAATTACAACTTATCCGTTTATTTTGATAACTTTCAGCACTCAATATAATCCTAGTACAGACCACGTCTGTGCACATTGCTTGcagcattttatatatatagaatgtaAGCAGAGACTCTTGAATTGTTGGCCTACAAATTTTGGAATCAAATTGATGCTAACATAGTATTTTGTTGTCATGTACACACGATTTTTGACAGATAGGCTGctagatatagtaaaaaatctatTTGGAGACAGCTGAGTTGTCTACCACATAACAAGAGGATTGCAGTTGTATTTGTTACCTCCTGTCTGGACTATCTTTGAAAGACTTGGTCAGGAAATGTTTCAGATCTATCTGTAACAGCCCACTATTCTTAGAACGGTACCCTGCAAGTTCCAAGAGATATAGACCCTGGATCACATTAGCTTAAATAAGCGGTTCAAGTCTTTTTCTCCATCCATTGAACATTCATTTTATTGACCTTTAATCTGCTAGTTATAATACAGGAAAGGTGAAAGGTAAGAACAGATTTTCTAAGTTCTGTTTATCTTAACTTCTGAGATTAAGAGCCGAACTTTCAGAATTTGTTCTTAAAACTTTCCCATTAAAGCTTTTCTAAGCAACCCTTCTGAAATCAGATTCTATACTGCTCATTTTAGATTCATCAGGAAAAACATAATGGGATTCACTGGGACCTTAGAGAAATGCAAGGCCTGCGACAAGACTGTTTATTTCATCGAATTGGTGTCTGCTGATGGAGTTCCTTATCATAAGAAGTGCTTCAAATGCAGCCACTGCAATGGACTTCTTGTGGTACGAGTTCTATTCATttatcctcttttctttttcatgccttttcttttgtggTTATTGCCTAAGTAAGAATTAATGAAAATACGGTCCTTTACCAGGATTATTGAAACTGACCCACCATGAAATTTGTCTTATAGATGAGTAGCTATTCCTCGATTGATGGAGTTTTATACTGCAAACCTCATTACGACCAGCTCTTCAAGGAGACCGGTAATTTTACCAAGAAATTCCAACCCTGTGAGATCCGCTTCTCCGTTTTCCTTTCGTTTAAGtttcttttacatatttttgGAATTAGAGTTCCATGGAGAAGGATGTAGTCCTCcctattttacctttttttttttttgctaacaaTGTGTTTCTGCAATTCTGACTGTTTagatgaagagaagaaaaactgcCTGGTACCAAGATTCTTTACAATCggttcttaatttttcattacCTTAATTTGTTTCTAATGGAAGTTTCTAGTTTGTTTGCTGGAGTTTGATGCATGTTTTCACAATCATGCAGACAAAGGCCCCAAGCAAACTTTCCTCCATGTTCAGTGGCACCCAAGACAAATGTGCTTTCTGTAAAAAAACTGCATACCCATTAGAGAAGGTTTCTaatccatctctctctctctctctctcacacacacacacacacaattctTATTTCCCCATTCATTAACATTCATTCCTCgtccatcatatatatatttgcgcAACTCGAATGGAAATGCAAAAGACAGAGTAACTCTCATTGATATCTATATTGTACCTTAATCTGGCACCAATATAATCTCATGCACCAAGATCAACTCCGGAAATAGATTGAGATCAATATTATATGATGGAGTGAGGATAAAGAAGCTTATTGCCGTAACCAAAATTTTGACAGGTGACTGTGGAGGGAGAATTCTATCACAAGTCATGCTTCAGGTGTTCTCATGGGGGTTGCTGTATCACACCTTCTTCTTATGCAGCTCTTGATGGTATCCTATACTGCAAGGCCCACTTTGCTCAATTGTTTAAGCAGAAGGGTAGCTACAGTTATCTCACCAAAACTGCCACAATGAAGAAAAACGCAGTAAATTTGCCAGAAGAAAAATCCGAAGCAGCAGAAAACAATGAAACAGTACCAGAAGCAAACGCAGATGCTAACTCTGATTTAGCCATTGACAAGAGACATCATAATTCATGAGAATCTGCAGAGCTAGTTCTCAATGCTGTGTTGTTCCTTTCACATGCCTCTCTAGGGGACATTGAGGTTACAAGAGTGGTTGCTTTCCTTGTTCCTACTCAGGCATGTGTCAACAGAGAATGGGAACCTGGAATTTTGTTTCGCCTTGGAATTTGGAAACTAAATAGAGACTTCTGTAATATTTCTATTTTGCAGGTGCAGTTGATGAACgaaaataaaatttcacttctttctcttttgtctttaaatttcttcatcaataaaaaaaaatggtcctTGAAGATGAACAAAACCATATTAACACGGGAGAAATCTAGACATTGTTAAAGAACGGTCGACGACATGAGTTTCCTTTGGCTCTTACACTTGCTACAAGACTGACTTTAATTTTTCCATATTCATTTGTCATTGGAATTACAAAGTTGTAACTGCATTATtgccaaccttttttttcaagtaatgaTACATGAAATATTGGATGAATTGTAGCCCCCTCTGGAAACCGCAGTCCATAAGTCATTGCTCCAACTCTTTGTATAATCTTGCAAGTGCCATAAATTCTCAGATTAAGCTTGATATTTTTCCTTAGTGCTACACTCAATTGATTGTAAGCATGTGATTTCAAGCACACCAAATCTCCCACCTAAAACTCTCTTTCTATATATCCTGCCACTTGTTTCATCATGTCCCTGGCCTTTTCCAGTTAAAATTGCAACCATTGATCCAATCTAGCCCTTTATTGAATCACCTTCTTAATGTTGCTACTGGAGTAGTTGCTTGAGAATTAACCTCTACATTGGGTGAAGGATAACCATGCAATGATTGAAAATGGCTCATTTTAATGGATAAATGATAGCTAGAATTATACCATCATTGAAACTAAAGACAACCATTCATGTCATCTGCTTGGATTATGCATGATCATACACCTTAAATAGGTTTTAAGACATTGATTAACCCTTTCTGTTTATCTGTCATTTTAAGGATAGAAAGATGAGTTAACCCCTAATAACTTAAACAATTCTTTCCAAAATATACTAATGAAGATTTTATCCCTATTTATCACAATACTCATAGATAAACCATGGAACTCATGGAACTTATAGATGTAATCTAAAAACAACTAAGCAATTTTCTAAGCTGTAAAAGGATGAGCTACAGCTAAGAAATATCTATATTTAGTGAATCTATCCACTATAACCGATATTGTATTCTTTCCCCTTAATTTTGGCAAGCCTTCGACGAGATCCacgattatattttttcaaatacctTCTGATATATATAGGTAGCGGTTGAAGCAATCTAGAATATAATACCCTTTCTTTTTTGGCTTGCTAACGCACATCATATTCTTCCATGAATTTTCTCACCAAGGCTTTCATATAAGGCCAATATTAAAACTTAGCCCTGAGACTCTTATAAGAAATATGCACCCCTGTATGTCATTTAACATGCGAATCATATACAAGACTTATAATtctattaagattttttaatccTTTGTAATGTTCACTCATAGCTTTAAACCTTAATTAAAATTGCATCAAATCCATCTCTCATGTTATCGAATTAGattataattctataaaaaaattttaattctttgtaATCTAATCTTTACTTATCAGGTGCGATACCTCTTgtgatatttataattattataaaagtataagtgacaattaattatttttgtcatgtGAGTCATTAAGTGAAATGTTTGATCTTGAGCTTTGAAAAAGAttgtgaaaattttgattttgacccataaaaaatattgtgtaaagttttataattttaatctcaaaaaaatattagtataatCAGGTCTCATGTATTAAAATAACTATGAGTTAATagtaaatatttaaatgaaaatttaaaataaatggagCAAATAATTGTCGAgttattataaaaatgatatacTTGTTGAATGAGGATTCAATAAGTTTCTCACGTATTAAGAAGAACATGTTAACACAATCCACCTTTAGTTAGATCACTTGAAAGAGGATTGGgatattcttaaaaaagaaaagaaaagaaaagaaggatcgtcatgttcatgaaaaaaatacttatttaataaTTACTTGCTAATGATATTGTATAATTGACCTGGTGCGaaattcataaagaaaaaaggtgagataaataatgttttttctctcttaatttttagATAGACTATGCCTATCAATTCATTTATAGAATGGGTTAATAGATATAAGATTCATGGACAAAATAATGTatgaatttcaaataatttttatacttattaatataattaatgaattaagTGGTACGCTgaattcatttaataatttttcacatgatgtttttttaaaataacctatgtaattatctttaaaaaagaaatcaaacatgAATATGCATAAATATGGATATTTTGAGAGTAAAATAGTAATTTCGTTTGAATTCTTACATATTCTTAAAAATAGACGAAGcacattaaaactatatatatataaaggatacAGTGGTCAACGTGGTACATTGACCAGTAATCCTAggtagatagatagatagattgTCATGCCTTCTGTTTTAAGGGTGTCGTGTCGTGTCTGGTCACAGACCATTTGAATGATGAATCATGTCCATCCCTCCCTTCATGGACCAAAATACCCCCTCTCTCTTCACGATATTCCCTGACAACCCTCAACTTGTCCCTCTCTTTTTCACTTGCTTCTACTTCAAGTGCCACTATCTCACGAGATAACTGCTACTCCTTTTTTTCAATCGAACccctccctttctttcttctgctGCTTTCTTACTTATATACTGAAAACtaaaagagggagggagggagggagaaatGGGTGTAGGCACCAGCAACTTTGTGATTAGATGGATCAACTTTCTCACCATGGTAAGCTTTGTTTCTTTTCCCCTTTCCCTTTTTGTTcatctttattttgatttaagcTTTCGAGTCAGATTCGATGCTACATTGTTAACTGGCCCTTctgctttttatttcttattattcttctgGCGTTGCTGATTATTTTGCAAAGGGTGGTTTTGTTTCTGGGATATAATAAGTTGTTCATTTTTACGAGGGTTATAATTATTTGAAGTTTGCTTCTTTTGGGGGGTCTTtgtaattgtttgatttttgcagTCATGTCTGCTATTTTTGTTTAAGATCAGGGTGCTTTTCTATCTGCTTTCTTTCTTACACTGATGATTATTGTTGTTCTTGGTTATGCTGGTAACTGGTTGTCCATGGTAATTGGTTTATAACAAGTGTACATGGTATCGTATTAAAGTTTGTTCCAGAATAACGAGTTTGCTCTAGTtcagttttttctatttggctTAATTTACTTGCAATCGAAGtgaatactatttttttttttttttgtttatactgTGAGTTTATGTGTGTTTCATCCTCTCATTGCGTAGCTTTTAGCTATAGCTGTCATAATTTTTGGGGTATGGATGAGCACACATCATGACAGTTGTCGAAGGTCTCTTACTCTCCCAGTGTTGGGCCTTGGTGCTGTCATCTTTGTAATGTAAGTTCAAATTTTCTACTGTCAGCCTTCTTTTACCTCTTGTGCATTTACCTTTAACAGCTACTGATGCAACCTTTTGTTGATGTTTAGATCAATAATTGGGTTCTTGGGCGCCTTGAAGAGCAACTCCATACTGTTGTGGATTGTATCCTTACTAAATGAccaatcttttatatttatttgcttGAATATTGATCTgcgttcttcatttttttcttttatttgttggaCATCCCTTAACTACTATTCACTTTCAGTATCTGGTTATGTTGTGTATCATTTTGGTGGCAATTCTGGTTTTCACAGTATTAGCgtaagtgttttgtttttctggcTTAATTTTGGTTATAGCGCACAAGCTCAagtattttcccttttttaagGTAGATAACAAACTATGCGGCAACATTTCAGGTTTGAACTTGACAATGTCTGTCAATagtttgttgtcttttctaGTTTTCCCATTGATTTGCTTGTTAAACATGACTCTTGCTCATTTATCCTAGTACTTCT is a window encoding:
- the LOC18094437 gene encoding LIM domain-containing protein WLIM2b isoform X2 produces the protein MGFTGTLEKCKACDKTVYFIELVSADGVPYHKKCFKCSHCNGLLVMSSYSSIDGVLYCKPHYDQLFKETDEEKKNCLTKAPSKLSSMFSGTQDKCAFCKKTAYPLEKVTVEGEFYHKSCFRCSHGGCCITPSSYAALDGILYCKAHFAQLFKQKGSYSYLTKTATMKKNAVNLPEEKSEAAENNETVPEANADANSDLAIDKRHHNS
- the LOC7478054 gene encoding remorin, whose product is MGFRVLVAKVKDFVMGEKEPRKAESEGASLPTQAEEHGPVKEEKEAPLNDYANEKSSVLVTEKVADPPATAKNSRGPNDRDAVLARVEAEKRCALIKAWEENEKAKAENKAHKKLSAIGSWETIKRESVEAKIKKYEEKVEKKKAEYAEKMKNKVAELHKAAEEKKAMIEAKKGEDRLEVEETAAKFRATGYTPRKCLGFLSV
- the LOC18094437 gene encoding LIM domain-containing protein WLIM2b isoform X1, coding for MGFTGTLEKCKACDKTVYFIELVSADGVPYHKKCFKCSHCNGLLVMSSYSSIDGVLYCKPHYDQLFKETGNFTKKFQPYEEKKNCLTKAPSKLSSMFSGTQDKCAFCKKTAYPLEKVTVEGEFYHKSCFRCSHGGCCITPSSYAALDGILYCKAHFAQLFKQKGSYSYLTKTATMKKNAVNLPEEKSEAAENNETVPEANADANSDLAIDKRHHNS